The Hypomesus transpacificus isolate Combined female unplaced genomic scaffold, fHypTra1 scaffold_283, whole genome shotgun sequence sequence AAACAGTTTTGTTTTGGATGATAAATTATAAATGCTTGAAAGTGAAAACAGATGATGCATGACTAGCCTTTAACAAATATGTATTTTGACAAAATGTTGATTTTTTTACAAGGATATAGGGGGGgggatcctttttttttttaagcgacACTGACAGGTAATCAAACTCTATGGTAGTCACGCGGAATCGAAAGCAAGCAGGCAAAGACCACATCGTTTTTGATTGAAAACATGAGTAACCAATCGCATGTAAAGTAGCAAAGTATGTTGCCCAATTGTGTTATTTGGCAAACGAGAATCGCTCTCCTATTGGGTATGAATGACCTGGATGGAATCCATACAGAAGAGGAGGCGCTCTACTAATTGTAAGGAAACGGCGGCGATTCATTTGACAATGTTTCCTCAGAGATAGATATATTTAAACTCAGCTAGCCGTTTGTAGTATTTATTAATAACGAAATAGCATACACCAGTTGGAACGAATACAAAAATGAGTTCTGAAAACTTTATATTCGCTGAAGTTGTCTCATACGAAAGCTTGGTGCACGCAGTGGCTGGAGCTGTGGTAAGTTAACCAAACTTCATTGTGGTCGTGTCCAGTTGTCTGTCCCTGGTCTAACAGTCGTTGTTAGAGCGTGTCAGTGACCGCGAATGTTTTTCAGGGGAGCGTGACAGCAATGACGGTGTTTTTCCCTCTTGACACGGCAAGATTACGACTACAAGGTAGCATACCGGGGTATACCGGTGCCTTTAAACCTCCGTGTCTATATCCGGAATTAAAACAGTCATCAATTTTGAGTTCATGTTCGCaattttcctctttcttttttccaacAGTGGATGACAAGAGGAAGGCGAAGTCCACACCAGCCATCCTGGCAGAGATAATGAAGGAGGAGGGACTGTGAGTAGGCTGAAACCATAGTGACCACCACAGTGttttccctcctttctctaGTGAATCGCCttgacagtctctctctccccttcctgtaGACTTGCTCCCTACCGAGGCTGGATCCCAGTGATCTGTAGCCTGTGCTGCTCCAACTTTGTCTACTTCTACTGCTTCCACAGCCTGAAGGCCAGCTGGCTGAGGGGGCAGAAGGCCAGCCCTGGACGGGACCTGCTCATAGGTGTAGCTGCAGGTTAGCCACGCCTAGGCTATGCCATGGAGTCAATTCTGGCATGTTCTTCTCATCACTCACTTCTttgccttctctctcccccccccccacccccctctgtcatcctccccctcccctgtagGTGTGCTGAATGTGCTGGTGACTACTCCTCTGTGGGTGGTCAACACCAGACTGAAGCTGCAGGGGGCTCAGTTCCGGAATGCTGACATCCGTCCCACTAACTACGCTGGCATCATGGGTAAACATATGTCTCCCCTACTACACTGGCATCATGGGTAAACATGTCTCTCCTACTACACTGGCATCATGGGTAAACATGTCTCCCCCACTACACTGGCATCATGGGTAAACATGTCTCTCCTACTACACTGGCATCATGGGTAAACATGTCTCTCCTACTACACTGGCATCATGGGTAAACATGTCTCTCCTACTACACTGGCATCATGGGTAAACATGTCTCTCCTACTACACTGGCATCATGGGTAAACATGTGTCTCCTACTACACTGGCATCATGGGTAAACATGTCTCTCCTACTACACTGGCATCATGGGTAAACATGTCTCTCCTACTACACTGGCATCATGGGTAAACATGTCTCTCCTACTACACTGGCATCATGGGTAAACATGTCTCTCCTACTACACTGGCATCATGGGTAAACATGTCTCTCCTACTACACTGGCATCATGGGTAAACATGTCTCTCCTACTACACTGGCATCATGGGTAAACATGTGTCTCCTACTACACTGGCATCATGGGTAAACATGTCTCTCCTACTACACTGGCATCATGGGTAAACATGTCTCTCCTACTACACTGGCATCATGGGTAAACATGTCTCTCCTACTACACTGGCATCATGGGTAAACATGTCTCTCCTACTACACTGGCATCATGGGTAAACATGTCTCTCCTACTACACTGGCATCATGGGTAAACATGTCTCTCCTACTACACTGGCATCATGGGTAAACATGTGTCTCCTACTACACTGGCATCATGGGTAAACATGTCTCTCCTACTACACTGGCATCATGGGTAAACATGTCTCTCCTACTACACTGGCATCATGGGTAAACATGTCTCTCCTACTACACTGGCATCATGGGTAAACATGTGTCTCCCAGATGCTTTCTCCCAGATCATGCATGAGGAGGGCGTGGGGGCGCTGTGGAACGGGACgttcccctccctgctgctggTGCTCAACCCCGCAATCCAGTTCATGATCTACGAGGGCCTGAAGAGGCAGCTGAGGAGGGGGCCACTCcaagaggtgggggggaaggaggatagggtggaggggggaagaggagagggtggaaggggtagaggggggggaggaggagagggaagagatgagggtggagggggaggaggtgagggtttTGACCATAGAGTGCTTTTTGTTCATTGATGAGTTAATTATCTGGATGAGCAGACTTCAGATATGTAAGTAAGAAGATAAGCCACCCACATGATGGCCCACCTTGGTCGGGTTAGAATTCCACTTACAAGATCACATCAACATCATTAGGCTACTCAAGGCATCAGTGAATATGATGGATTCAGATGTTTAAGAGTCTTTGTACCACAACAAAGAGTTTGCTTTGTGTCTCTGCAGCTGTCCTCTGTCCAGGTCTTCCTGATCGGAGCTCTAGCCAAGGCAGTGGCCACCACTGTAACATACCCACTACAGACTGTCCAGTCCATCCTCAgggtaggggtgtgtgtagtgtttgtgtgtggtgtgtgtgaagatgtTTTGGTGTTCAGAAAAGTGTGACAATAAGTAGTTTCCCCTCCGTGTGTTGGTCAGTTTGGTCTGAAACAGCCCACAGCCCAACCTCACCTTCTGAGCAGCCTAACCACGGTCAAGTGTCTGTTGCTGAACCGAGTGAggtgggttacacacacacaccccagcgtCAGGTTCCAAACTTTTTCAAAGTGTCAGAAGCAGTCAGTATTCCCATTTCTTCAAGTCTAGTTTTGTGTTTGGGCCTTTCCCCCGCTGCAGGAAGTTTGGGCTGCAGGGCTTGTTTAAAGGTCTGGAGGCCAAGCTGCTGCAGACCGTCCTCACGGCTGCTCTCATGTTCCTGCTGTACGAGAAGATCACCAGCAGCACTTTCAGGGTGATGGGGCTGAAGAAGCCCATGTCCAGACGCTGACCTGGGGCAGCCTGCGGTGTTACGCCTGCTGTGTTACGCCAGCTGTGTTACGCCAGCTGTGTTACGCCAGCTGTGTCTACAATCAGGATGTTTTTATGTTGCTGTATTTATTATTTCTACTGTTCTGATTTGTTTCCTCCCCTTTGAAGGTTTTGGTCCTATGTCATTGCAAATACTGTTTCTGTACACTAAATCAACTCATCTATGTGGTGCACTTGATCAAATCACCAGGAATGATTGATCATGAGTAAGAGGAATGTATCTAATCTAaggctgtgaaatgattaaacattttaatcaaattaatcacaggtttctgtggattaatcatgattaattacatattaccgattttccgaattgttgtcattagtgtgcgtcgttgattttgcggtaccttgatgctcgagtcacccgttgccactctcaaaactttggtgaacccctcgtcctcaacaatatcaaccggtctacagctttttgcaatacatttggcaactgtgctagtcaccttgtcacaggcagacttggtgagggccctacgctgttcagtgagggtggtttggcgcaTTCTACTTGATCTTCTGCAGTAGTAAGAATCATTTATCAaccttttaaaacttttttcaaaacttcAACCTTTTGCGAGCTGAACCCACTTCAAGCGAGTAGAATTTCAATGCGCAAGCAGAGTTAATGTCTGCGCATGTGAAATAATAAACAGCTCGCAACTTTTGACATTAATCTGACGCCAGAGGTTATTCTTTGCAAAAGTCCGCACACCCAATTACTCCACCTGTTTTGGTCCAGCAAATTTCCAAATGTTAATCTAGACCTGATTTCTTATGGGTTTTTCATGATATCTGATGATACCATGTGACCTGTcagccatatatatatatatatatatatatatatatatatgtcagcAGGGGGAGCTCAGGACACAGGGACGCTATCAACACGTGCTCGGATCCCGACCTGCTGAATGTCGTCCTTGGCAGCAGATGGCCACTAGGTGGCGACGCATCCTTTAGCTGTTGTTCTTGTGTGTTGAGTTTGTGCCTCTTAGGGTTAAATCGTTTTGGGTTTATTCCACAGGAAGTGTGAGGTCATTGTTGTGTGTCCTGGCTTTGTCTAAGcagcttgtgtctgtgttgatTACTAACCCTGACAAACAACAACATGGACCTCGTATGTTCCTGTCCTGGGTTACCAACAGTGCCTGTCTGACACGTTGTGTACAGAGCTGTACATGCTGTCAGACTGTGACAGATGGGATggcctccccaccctctctttcttcttcacaTTCCTCCTGTACCTCcgttccctccccccttttctcaaCCTTTTCTGACTGGATTAATTAAATGAGTAAATACCTTTTGAGCTGGATGCCGAGGGTGGGTGTGGAGCAgggaaggatgtgtgtgtctgtgtgtgtgtgtgtgtggcctttaGCTGGGGCGAGGACTCAACTTCAGATGTGTTCTAGCAGATCCCATGGCTAACAAGCTTTCCTCTCATGCTTGACTGGCTGCACTGATGCTGTGCATTTGcttcaacacatacacaccctgcatacacacactgcatacacaCCTTGCATACAtaccctgcatacacacactgcatacacacactgcatacacTGCTGGAAATACGGATGTGCATTTCATGAAGAGGTCTGGATCTAGATACATCCCTTCATCCTAATCCCTGATGAAATAGTGGTGGTGTGTCTCTTAACATGTTATGGTGAGTGGGTCTGTGTTTAAAGCTGTGGGTTTGTTCGGTTTGTATCGCTTCCCCTGAGATTTGCATGAGGCAGTTCTTCATGTTTGCCAAGGGTGGCCAGTAGACACCAGCAGCAGTGTGTCCCTTCTCTCATCctgtcatctctgtctctccctccatcacctccccctGTCTGCTGCCAGGCCGG is a genomic window containing:
- the slc25a17 gene encoding peroxisomal membrane protein PMP34, which translates into the protein MSSENFIFAEVVSYESLVHAVAGAVGSVTAMTVFFPLDTARLRLQVDDKRKAKSTPAILAEIMKEEGLLAPYRGWIPVICSLCCSNFVYFYCFHSLKASWLRGQKASPGRDLLIGVAAGVLNVLVTTPLWVVNTRLKLQGAQFRNADIRPTNYAGIMDAFSQIMHEEGVGALWNGTFPSLLLVLNPAIQFMIYEGLKRQLRRGPLQELSSVQVFLIGALAKAVATTVTYPLQTVQSILRFGLKQPTAQPHLLSSLTTVKCLLLNRVRKFGLQGLFKGLEAKLLQTVLTAALMFLLYEKITSSTFRVMGLKKPMSRR